From Streptomyces chrestomyceticus JCM 4735, one genomic window encodes:
- a CDS encoding ABC transporter ATP-binding protein, giving the protein MRRRGVRPRSRLPVSESERVLFGGALRYDLSFTRHEMPILRMGLWSMARQFPAMMGAVAKAAWREDRAALSVLLGAEAGQGVLRAFTLVATNQALVALFAAGPTPERLRQALPALVAVAVVAVLSALLAAVSTAASGQLEPKIERVCTARFYHGVIHVELAALEDQQVHRTLDAGRFGTDSIRMMLGSSILVLNALIGLLAAAGVLLMLHPLLVLMLFLVAAPKGWGAVLSARRQYESRHTWIEHRRAISVITQKLTDQACAAEIRVHGAGRMLVDAYADMSKTVEREQQRLARAEARTQTVASAASGLASLGAYGVLWLLLIGGGMPLAVAGTAVIAVRTSSAGLMSLVMQFNRLYEEAMYLKDWEDACSTAKRHAIPGGGAPLTGPLEEVRLENVSFTYPGATSPALDKVDLTIARATVVALVGANGSGKSTLAKLVAGLYLPSDGRLLWNGTDTRDADRADVFDQVALLAQDFPHWPMTARANIHIGRSDQRLEQWRVERAADSADATDVVTSLPHGWDSLVVKGFERGTQLSGGQWQRIGTARAHYREAPLLVVDEPTSALDPRAEVEAFQALRALTDDGTTVLLITHRLAATATADLIYVLDEGRLIEQGTHAQLMALDGGHYRSLYEIQAAQYASAVPDSKGRGAGEGG; this is encoded by the coding sequence GTGAGGCGCCGCGGCGTCCGCCCCCGGAGCCGGCTGCCCGTCTCCGAGAGCGAGCGGGTGCTGTTCGGCGGTGCGCTGCGCTACGACCTGTCGTTCACGCGGCACGAGATGCCGATCCTGCGGATGGGACTGTGGTCGATGGCCCGCCAGTTCCCCGCCATGATGGGCGCCGTCGCGAAGGCGGCCTGGCGTGAGGACCGCGCCGCGCTGTCGGTGCTGCTCGGCGCGGAGGCCGGCCAGGGCGTCCTGCGGGCCTTCACCCTGGTGGCCACCAATCAGGCGCTCGTGGCGCTGTTCGCGGCCGGGCCCACGCCCGAGCGGCTGCGGCAGGCGCTGCCCGCCCTGGTGGCCGTGGCTGTCGTCGCGGTGCTCTCGGCTCTCCTGGCGGCGGTGTCCACTGCGGCGTCCGGGCAACTGGAGCCCAAGATCGAGCGCGTCTGCACGGCCCGCTTCTACCACGGTGTGATCCACGTCGAACTCGCCGCCCTGGAGGACCAGCAGGTCCACCGCACGCTCGACGCGGGCCGGTTCGGCACCGACTCCATCCGGATGATGCTCGGATCCTCGATCCTGGTCCTCAACGCGCTGATCGGTCTGCTCGCCGCGGCCGGTGTGCTGCTCATGCTGCACCCGCTGCTCGTGCTGATGCTGTTCCTGGTGGCCGCCCCCAAGGGGTGGGGCGCGGTGCTCTCGGCCCGTAGGCAGTACGAGTCCCGGCACACGTGGATCGAGCACCGCCGGGCCATCTCCGTCATCACCCAGAAGCTCACCGACCAGGCGTGCGCCGCCGAGATCCGGGTGCACGGAGCGGGGCGGATGCTGGTGGACGCGTACGCGGACATGTCGAAGACGGTGGAGCGGGAGCAGCAGCGGCTGGCCCGCGCCGAGGCCCGCACCCAGACCGTCGCCTCGGCGGCCTCGGGCCTGGCGTCCCTGGGCGCCTACGGCGTGCTGTGGCTGCTGCTGATTGGCGGCGGTATGCCGCTGGCCGTGGCCGGTACCGCCGTGATCGCCGTACGGACGTCCAGCGCCGGCCTGATGTCGCTGGTCATGCAGTTCAACCGCCTCTACGAGGAGGCCATGTACCTCAAGGACTGGGAGGACGCGTGCAGCACCGCCAAGCGGCACGCCATTCCCGGCGGGGGCGCCCCGTTGACCGGGCCGCTGGAGGAAGTCCGCCTGGAGAACGTGTCGTTCACGTATCCCGGCGCCACCTCGCCCGCCCTGGACAAGGTGGACCTGACGATTGCCCGCGCCACGGTGGTGGCGCTGGTCGGGGCGAACGGTTCGGGCAAGTCCACCCTCGCCAAACTGGTGGCGGGCCTGTACCTGCCCAGTGACGGACGCCTGCTCTGGAACGGCACCGACACCCGGGACGCCGACCGTGCGGACGTCTTCGACCAGGTGGCCCTGCTGGCCCAGGACTTCCCGCACTGGCCGATGACCGCCCGCGCCAACATCCACATCGGGCGCAGCGACCAGCGGCTCGAACAGTGGCGCGTCGAGCGGGCGGCCGACAGCGCGGACGCGACCGATGTCGTCACCTCCCTGCCGCACGGCTGGGACAGCCTGGTCGTCAAGGGCTTCGAGCGCGGCACCCAGCTCTCCGGCGGGCAGTGGCAGCGCATCGGCACCGCCCGTGCCCACTACCGCGAAGCCCCGCTGCTGGTCGTGGACGAGCCGACGTCCGCGCTCGACCCACGGGCCGAGGTCGAGGCGTTCCAGGCCCTGCGTGCCCTCACGGACGACGGCACCACCGTCCTGCTGATCACCCACCGGCTCGCCGCCACCGCGACCGCCGACCTCATCTACGTCCTCGACGAAGGCCGCCTCATCGAGCAGGGCACTCATGCTCAACTGATGGCTCTCGACGGCGGTCATTACCGGTCGCTCTACGAGATTCAGGCCGCTCAGTACGCGAGTGCCGTCCCCGATTCCAAGGGGCGTGGCGCGGGGGAGGGGGGATGA